In Strix aluco isolate bStrAlu1 chromosome Z, bStrAlu1.hap1, whole genome shotgun sequence, the sequence AGGTGGGGAAGTACTTCACAGTCTAATACAGTAGTGGCATGATACGCTGCTTGTTAAATTGAGGCATTGGTATAAGTAGCTAGAACCAATTCTGATATATTCAAAACATGATAAAAGTCTTTCCGTTGACTCCGGTAGGCTTTGGAAAAGGCCCATTAGGTGGTCAAGTGCTGTGAAATGCTCACAAGCCCAAGAGTATGATAAGTCTGAAGGGAAAAATTGTACTTGATGTAGTCTGAAGGCTCAGGGACACTATATTCACTATTATGAAATGTCTACAAACGACCAGGTCTATTTTGGGGAATGATGCAACTGCCTGATAGAAAACCCTCTGATGAAAAAGGGAGGGGACCTGACAGAAATGAggtgcaaaaggggaaaaaaaaaaaagggggataaaAAGTTTGTTTTGAACTTCTATCTGTCTCCTTCTCACCTGGTCTTTCTAATAAAAATATCTGTCACAGAGGTTAGACCTAAAATTTCAGCAGATGCATTTCAAGGGCAGAAAAGGCTTGTTCAGTCTTAAGACTGTAGGAGCATCTTAAAAATGTCCTCATCTTATGTCATGGTTAATCATAGGAAAGAGGGAGCCAGAGCAACCTCAGAGGTGCATGACAAAATGATGACAAGCAATGGTCAGAATTTGGGTAGTGGACCTAATTGAAAATTGAAGTTAGGTACtaggaaaaaattaatctcaccatgaaggtggtcaaacactggaactggTACCCAGAGACGTCATGATGTATCTGCCTTTGGAGATGCTTAAAACTTGACTGGATGTCTCTGAGCAGTGTACTGTAACTTGAAGTTTACCTAGCTTTGGATTGAGAGCAAAGGGGGAGAAACCCCAGATGACCTCTGAAGGTGTCTTCCAACTGGCATTATTCTGTGATTATATGAAATGTTGTATTTTTGCCTTGTACTTAgttaaaattatcatttttgtTGCGGAGCGACTTAAAGGTATTGTGTAGTTCCAAAATCATCATGTTATAGCattaagcaaacagaaaagggaGTACAAAGCAAAAAGCATTCCTACTCCTAATGCTTTGCATCCCCAGTAGTCAAGAAAGGAATTAAACCCAGCTATATTTATGAATCACGAGAAAAATTTATTGATAACGCCTTGTTTGTGCTATATAGAAGTAAAGTCCATAGCTGACCTTTAAATCTCAGTGATATTTGTAGGTGGATGGATAATTGTTCATAGCTTCTTTAAATGCATTCCTAGGACGGGAACATACCTCTGCTGCTTGCAATACAAAATGGTCATACGGAAGTCTGCAAATACCTTCTGGATCATGGAGCAGACATCAACACCAGGGATAAAAATGGAAGGTACAGCAGGTTAACATGTTAATTCTTCCCCAAGGCTGACTGTCAGATGAAGCTTTCTTCTCAAATCCTTCCCAAAATAGTTGTTGTTAGGTGAAATAATGCCTCCTGTACTGGACAGCATATCCTGATTTTTGAGAAAGCTTACAGAATTCTGCCTAAAGGGAAaagtgaaacagaagaaactATGTAAGTATAAAATTAGATGTGCTTGTAAGATTTCCCTTGAGCTACCagagcatttttaaagaaatcctacAAGAATCTGATTGATAGCACTTACCCACACATCACTTCGTACATGTCACAGTTTTAAATGCTGCTGTCTTCTTGGCATCAGTTTCTCCAACTTAAATCCTGAAAGTTTTACTTAGGAGTGACATATGTGGAGGGCTCTTTTTTCTACCATAATGTAGCCACAGCAGCAAGAGAAGAGTACCATAAAGCTATATAATGGAGATGCTGTTGTCTTAGAGACATTTAGAGATTTGTTGCATTAATAGATAGTACATGTGTCAGAAAACggattttttaaaacaacatccTTGTAGTGAAACATGCACTTGTTTTGATGATACTGATGAAGATCAAGAGTCTTTGAAAATTATGGACTGTTTTATAAACAGTTGGTTAAACTGTGAAGCTAAAGCAGGATGCTGAGAAGACTTGGCACTTACACCTGATAGCAATCTTGTTTATCATCTGTGATACAATGCTCATATTGTTCTTTGACAGCACCTGGGAGGATAAGACTGGGCTCTAACTTAGTTTTTATCAGTCCAGAGTTTATTAGCGCACTCTTTAAGCTGTCTAAAGAAAACTTCttagttttcttgtttggtttgaATGGCCTCATTGGTGCTTTGAACCAAGGTACTGCCTGTTCTGGGacctctgccttcccctcagtCTCTTACTGTTTAATCAACAGACAGCATTAAGAGTTTCTAGTTTAATTGGATGAAGGCATTTCTGTCATAGATAGGACAGCCTTgtgtttttgtattttcttttttaagaaagtaCTGTGTGTAGATGCAAGAAAATGATATAATGTGGAATATATCATTtcacttctctctttccttctggtGGAGAGTAACTACTCTTGCATCTCATGTTCACAAAAGTGGTTAAGTTTTTACTGAAAAAGGAGAAGCCTTTTTGGGAGAGGAAGGGGATAACCTTTGAAAATGGTATCTCCAATTTCCTATCTTGTCCAGACTAAGTTAACTATTTTGGTAATCTAAAGCCATCCCTGTGACTCTGGAGGTGTTATTCAAGTTACTACTCAGCACTACTTTTTAGCACAGCACTGCATCAGCCATCACTTTTCCGGGGCTTACCCATTACAGGGAATATGTTTAATTCAATCAGTGAAATGATTGTCTAAATATGTCGCAAATATTATCACTGTAGTAACTTTTCAGTTTCATATCTGTGCTGTGGAATGTGTTTGCCGGCAAACATGGCCAACCTATTAGGCATGTTTTCATGCTGAGAAGGGAGAATTATGCCCAAGCAAGAAAGCAATATTAGAGCATGTTTGAAAGGTGGGGTTTTCTGTGTGTTCCTAATTATTCTGTACATCTCTTATGACACCTTCAGGTAATTGTGAAAAACAGATACAACCTGTTAGGAAAACACTCCATCTGTGAGCTACCCTTACGCTAGGATCTGGCACTGTTAAGCTGTCTGGTGTTGGAGAAGGAATTGATTGTGCTctaatggactttttttttttttaaactgaataggTGAGGAGTTGAGGTTAAACCCATCTCTTAGTCTTACTGAAGAGCTTTGAGATTGTCTGGCTTTTTGTTTGAAatctgtttgtctgttttgtcttAAAAGCAACATGTGAAGGAGAACAGCaatgaaagaaatgctttcaTGTTGTACCACGACTTGCAGAGCTGTAATTGGAGTGTGGCAGTGAGGTTTGGTAGTCTGACTTTATCCTGAAGCCATTTCTATTTATGACTTTCCTCCTCGGCAACCCTTTTTAGAAATGCAAAGCATGTCAGGTCTTTGCAGAAGGTCCTGCTGAGGAGtatggggaagaagaggaggggcaggagaagCAACAGTTATATGTATGTGTCAATACACATGTTGATAAAATCTTGGACTTTATTGCACAATAACTGTCTcactttttcctaaaaaaatgaGCTGCTGCTTAAAGAGTACACTCTTGACActtactctgtgtgtgttttgtctgttttgtccAGAACTGCTTTGATGATGGCTTGTGAAGTGGGCAGCCTTAACATGGTGGAAGCCTTCCTTAGGAAAGGTGCAGATGTCAGTTTAGTAGATGTCTTTGGACAGAATGCCCTGCATTACTCCAAGCTCTCTGAGAATACAGGGATCCAGAATCTCCTATCATCAAAGTTATCTCAGGATGTGGGTATGTAAGAGATGCTGATCTGCAGTTTTATCACTTCTTATGTGTATATTTAGCAATGAACAAAGTTACTTCATAAGGTAGGCTGAAAAGTTTCAAAAGCCATCTTCAAGATGTTCTGGGTGAGGCTTCCCAAAAGCAGGAAAATGTGGTCTTTGCCATAGATGGTAATATTTAGCATGGATAAAGCACTGAGCAGGGCAAAAAGAGGtgtttttggaaaataaaaagtaagcTGATGTAGCAGCATCATGAAATGTAGCATACAATTTGGAATTATGTGGAGAAGTAAGTTAAACATACAGCTTCTCAGTAGAGGAGTTGGAGGAGGTACTGATGCATGCAGAGGGTTTTATGGTCAAGCGAAGATGAATTTCTAAAGTAGGAAGCTAATGTGCAAGAATGGTGTGAGATTATGGTAGGGTAAGAATTGTCACAATCCTCTGAATTTTATCTCAATATGAAAcccaaaaagcagcagagaagggaTTCAAATGGAATTTGGAAATTAAAGCATATTTCTCAGATTTCAGACAGGAATTCAAAACCCAAAGTAGTTATGGTGTGAGAAGTAGAGCTGAGAGATGGGTTAGGAATGACAGACACCTTTTTCTTTAATAGCTGTTCTTAATTCCATGTCTTTTCTGCTTCACAGATACAAAGTcaacaacaaaagcaaagcaggtatttttccttttggttttaaaaatacttgggCTATATAGACTTGTAacttaagaaaaaacagtaattgaTGTGACTAGAAACACTAGTAAATGTCACTGTGAGATGAGCTGCTATTAACTACTCTGTAATCTGGAAGGGTTTTGTTGcctatttaaaaaatgtgtttcaggaaCATCCCTTTTAGGCTTAGCTTCTCTCTGTAACAGCAGCCACCACCCTCAGTGAGAAAAGGAATGGagggtgtgtgtatatgtgcacacGTGTGCTGGGAAGATATTCCACTTGTCTCATGTAATGCAGGAGCTTGGTTTTTGGCTCTCTGTCTCTTTAAACTGTAGAGAAGATGATCGTAAAGTTCCCTGTTTCCAAAACATATAATTGAGGATAATCCCTAGTTATATCTTACTGGAGAACCCCACCTGTGAGAATCCCAGTAGATTTAGGCAATTAAATTAGTTTCTTACGTTTTTAATTTAGTATCGTATCTTGGAGTGCAAATAGACCTTGTAGACCTGCTGGTGGCTGGAAAGTGGACGATGGTGCAATGCATTGGTTCATTCCTTCTCTGAGTGGAGAGGTGGGAGCTTAGGCAGAAGTAGGTGGAGAGGAAAGATGGTAGCCTTTAAGAATGGCATGACTGGACTATGTATGAATGGAAGTATTTAAGATCACTAGTGCTAAACCTATTGTTAGCTTCTGCTTTTTCACTaaatcttgtttgttttccctgaagCATGGATTACAAGAGGGCAGATTCTTATTTTCAGGcatgtttaatatctttgttagTAGAGTTGTAGtctttacatagaaaaaaaaaagacactgcaTGAGCTGCCAGAGATGATATTAATgtggggttgtgttttttttttttttttcaataaaccaACTTGCTCGGACTTTACTAACCAAACTAACAAACCTACCTTTTCTGGCTGGTGAAACTTTCAGCATGACCAAGGCTCTAAATTAAGTTCAGAAAGAAGTGGAACTCCAAAAAAACGCAAAGCCCCACCTCCTCCTATCAGTCCTATTCAGGTAAAGAAAAGACCAATTTTGAGATGCTTTTAGGGGGTGAAAAGCATTTTGAACTTTATGTGAATAGTATGGGCTGGATTTACTCTGTCACTCTTATTTTTATAAGTGTGTCTTACCATGAGTGCTTTTCCTGACATGAGGATAACACCATGAAAGGACATGTTGGTTAGGTTAACTAAGCAAGATTGCTTGAAATACAGCATGGCCTAAGATACAACTGTATGAATTTCACTGTGCAATTGCTTCTTCCACCTAAAGTTGAaggtcctcttttttttttttttttcccctgacttcCAGAAGTAAAtaattatgtatattttaattatacatatatatatgtacacattattatatgcatatatacatatgaaagtaaaatatttaaatgtatagTATCAAAATGCAGTTTAACAGTTAGGTTTAATGTTAAACTGGAATGTTACCTGTATAACAGCTACACTGCATATATAATACTGACTCAGAGCACTGAATAATTAGATCTGCTCTTTGAAACTAACCTAGAGGTGTGACTTATGTTAGTGCAGGGAAGAGTACTCTTTaatctctctgtgtgtgtatatatttatatacaggCACATGTTAGAGAGATAGTTATATGTAAACGTATATGTACACACCTATTTATATAAAATCTTTTACAGCTTAGTGATTTGTCCTCTCCACACTCATCAACTTCAACTCCCATGACTGGAAAAGGGCAGGCTTTCTTTGCTGATCAAGTGTGCAAGGTATCAATTTTTTGTTCTTATGAAGCTTAGGGAAGGAAATGTAATATCTTAATAATCTATTTTGCTTAATAATCTATTTTGCTGACTGCAGAGTCTCCGAATTAATTAGCTGAGTTTTAGGAACAAAAAGGAATCCAAATCTATTTCGATGTAATTTATAAAGTAATTGTGGATTACTTTTATGTTTATTGAATATGTAAATATAATTAGTTATAATTTAGTATTTAGGAATATGGTTACGAAAGTAAGTATTAATGCTGTGAAAGCTCATTACCTATTACATGTGAAGTGCACAGCATTGTGCAATGCAAAAAGTCAAAACTCTTTCACCAAAAGACAACAGGGAAGTAGTTGAGTGTGCTTTGTCTGATCTTTACCTTATGGtattgaagactttttttttttttaaatacatgacaATAAATTGCTACTATTTATCTCAGGGGCTGCAGCCTTACAAACTATCTATGAGATAGTTGCCCATATTTCATAAATACTTGATGACAATTGGGCAATGGAATTGCTTTAGCAGATTTTGAAATACTGGCCACATGCTACAATTAAACAAGACCccagaaataaaagaaacccGCTTTGCCAGGCTTTTATCCAGCAAGATCTATATGCCTATACTTCTCTTTAGTGAACTGTCCAACTTTACCTCTGCTTcctttgaaagcattttcttttgttgtctcAGCAGGAAGAATTCAGCTCCTCACATCGCGATAATAAAGACAGGCTGAGTGACAGCACAACAGGTATACAATAATACTGAATCCTTATTTTCATATTTGGTTAGGTCTTCTAGGTGGTGTGAAATGTTGAAATGTGGTCAGAAATCCTCTGTACCTTTCCACTTAGAATGTGAGCCACAATAAGTATTGACAGTAGTTTTGTAATTTCATTAGCAGCTCCCCACCAAAACCTGCTGCTGTTGGGTGATCTAACATGTTTTTGGGGAAAGAGTTTCTAGGAACAGTTTGCTTGCTCACTATACTTAGTGGTCATGGGAACAAACAGTTTAATTTGAGAGGTTAGAATAACTCGCTAGCATTCCAGtgttttgaaagcttttgaatctttttttgtttttttgaaaggtGCTGATAGTTTATTGGATGTGAGTTCTGAAGCTGACCAGCAAGATCTACTTCTGTTGATGCAAGCAAAAATTGCTTCTTTGACATTGCACAATAAGGAGCTGCAGGACAAATTACAGGTGGCATATTTTTGTGCTGTTCTAGTGCCCTCCTAATCTGCTAGCAGAACAAAGAGCTGCTTACTGTTTAAAGAGATGTACTGTGAAGATAATTTAATGAGCTTGGTGGTAAGATCATGGAAACACTCTGCCCCAAAGGATTAAATCAATGTTTTGATCTTCTCACTTTTCCCATAAATTACCAAATAACTTTGTTTATGATGATAACCACATTCTAAAAGATGTTGTTAACAGTTGTGTTAGCAGAATTTTAATTTGCATGGCTTTGATTATTAGCTTACGGAGATCAGCCCAGACTTTCAGAGGAGCTTGGCACTTACTGCCTTCTGTCTCTGTAGATGACTGAATGGGAGCAGCTTTGAATTTTGGGATTGAATGAATGGGAGGGTTTTgaatttttctaaagctttttccATGGTACTTTGTCTGTTTCTGTAGGATGTGGCAAGATTTCCTTGCTTACTCTATTCTAAAAATAATCACGTACTTGTTTCTATTGTGCAGTTGTTCGACTTTCTTTTTGCACAGGAAAGAACACCTAAAGAAGTGGATTCAACTGTAGAATCTTATCATTCAACTCAAACAGAGTTTGAGCAAAGAGCAGATAGACAAAATGAGTTCTCAGCTCAGGAGCTGAAGTCTACATTAAATGCCACCCAAATTCAAGAAAAGTTGACAAGCCCcagtgaagtaaaaataaattacctCCAGGAAGACTTAAAGGATGTGCAGAGGAAATTAGAGAATTCTGAAgccaaaagaaagcacatagaaGCTCAGGTCCAGTCTAGAGTCCCAGAAACAGATTGTTTAAATAgcacagacatttcagaaaatggtTCTGATCTCAATCTGAAGTTCCAAGAAACTCAAAACAGGTATGAGGAAGCTGTGAAAGAGGTTTTGAATGTAAAAAAGCAAATGAAGCTGGATCTTGTTTCCTCTGAAAGTGAAGAAACCAGTTCTGATCTGAGTAGGTTGAAAGTTACATGTGGAGAAGTTGAAATGCTTAAGCAAGAATTGAAGAGGGTGCTGGAGGAAAGcgaaagacaaaaagagaaaatgagagagcTACAGAAAAAGTTTGAAGAAAGAGAGCAGAATGTGGTAAGCAAATTGTCTgtggaagagtgtgaggagatgAAGAATTCATATTGTTCAGTTATTGATAACATTAATCAAGAGAAAGCATTGTTGATTGAGAGGTACAAAGAAGGGCAAGAGGAAATTAAAAGGCTACAGGACAAGCTGACAAATCAGACGCAGTTGGAATCTAGTGCTGAAGCTGGAGAAATGAAAGATGCAATGCACAAAATGGTAGATGAGCTCAACAGACAACTTAGTGAATTGTCTCAGTTGTACAAAGAAGCACAAACAGAGCTTGAAGAATATAGGAAGAGAAAAACTTTAGATGATATAGCTTTGGACTACATTCCTAGAGATGAACATGAGAAACTGATGCAGGTAACAAATTCTTTGAAATACAAAGCAGAGAATGAGTTATCAGAAATGAAATCTCAATACACAAAAGTATTAGATGAAACAGAAGAACTAAAGCAACTGTT encodes:
- the RAI14 gene encoding ankycorbin isoform X2, coding for MKSLKAKFRKSDNNEWNKNDDRLLQAVENGDPEKVASLLGKKGASATKQDSEGKTAFHLAATKGHAECLRIMVTHGTDVTAQDGAGHSALHLAAKNSHPDCIKRLLQSKCPADSTDNSGKTALHYAAARGCLQAVQLLCEHKCPINIKDLDGNIPLLLAIQNGHTEVCKYLLDHGADINTRDKNGRTALMMACEVGSLNMVEAFLRKGADVSLVDVFGQNALHYSKLSENTGIQNLLSSKLSQDVDTKSTTKAKQHDQGSKLSSERSGTPKKRKAPPPPISPIQLSDLSSPHSSTSTPMTGKGQAFFADQVCKEEFSSSHRDNKDRLSDSTTGADSLLDVSSEADQQDLLLLMQAKIASLTLHNKELQDKLQLFDFLFAQERTPKEVDSTVESYHSTQTEFEQRADRQNEFSAQELKSTLNATQIQEKLTSPSEVKINYLQEDLKDVQRKLENSEAKRKHIEAQVQSRVPETDCLNSTDISENGSDLNLKFQETQNRYEEAVKEVLNVKKQMKLDLVSSESEETSSDLSRLKVTCGEVEMLKQELKRVLEESERQKEKMRELQKKFEEREQNVVSKLSVEECEEMKNSYCSVIDNINQEKALLIERYKEGQEEIKRLQDKLTNQTQLESSAEAGEMKDAMHKMVDELNRQLSELSQLYKEAQTELEEYRKRKTLDDIALDYIPRDEHEKLMQVTNSLKYKAENELSEMKSQYTKVLDETEELKQLLDAQKQNSLPITEHHQVMNALRNTVMEMEEEINELKVLLTNKESEVRSLQKELLEEKAAINEAMVPKATYEKLQSSLEGEVSVLSSKLKDVIQEKENVSLDVMQLRNEVLHLREEKEGMHTLLEAKEQEVTGLQQKYHQVQEDLLEMKRYSESSSKLEEDKDKKINEMTKEVSKLKEALNSLSQLSYSTSAPKRQSQQLEALQQQVKQLQNQLTETKKQHQEIVSVYRMHLLYAVQGQMDEDVQKVLKQILSMCKSQSQKK
- the RAI14 gene encoding ankycorbin isoform X4, translated to MKSLKAKFRKSDNNEWNKNDDRLLQAVENGDPEKVASLLGKKGASATKQDSEGKTAFHLAATKGHAECLRIMVTHGTDVTAQDGAGHSALHLAAKNSHPDCIKRLLQSKCPADSTDNSGKTALHYAAARGCLQAVQLLCEHKCPINIKDLDGNIPLLLAIQNGHTEVCKYLLDHGADINTRDKNGRTALMMACEVGSLNMVEAFLRKGADVSLVDVFGQNALHYSKLSENTGIQNLLSSKLSQDVDTKSTTKAKQHDQGSKLSSERSGTPKKRKAPPPPISPIQLSDLSSPHSSTSTPMTGKGQAFFADQVCKEEFSSSHRDNKDRLSDSTTGADSLLDVSSEADQQDLLLLMQAKIASLTLHNKELQDKLQERTPKEVDSTVESYHSTQTEFEQRADRQNEFSAQELKSTLNATQIQEKLTSPSEVKINYLQEDLKDVQRKLENSEAKRKHIEAQVQSRVPETDCLNSTDISENGSDLNLKFQETQNRYEEAVKEVLNVKKQMKLDLVSSESEETSSDLSRLKVTCGEVEMLKQELKRVLEESERQKEKMRELQKKFEEREQNVVSKLSVEECEEMKNSYCSVIDNINQEKALLIERYKEGQEEIKRLQDKLTNQTQLESSAEAGEMKDAMHKMVDELNRQLSELSQLYKEAQTELEEYRKRKTLDDIALDYIPRDEHEKLMQVTNSLKYKAENELSEMKSQYTKVLDETEELKQLLDAQKQNSLPITEHHQVMNALRNTVMEMEEEINELKVLLTNKESEVRSLQKELLEEKAAINEAMVPKATYEKLQSSLEGEVSVLSSKLKDVIQEKENVSLDVMQLRNEVLHLREEKEGMHTLLEAKEQEVTGLQQKYHQVQEDLLEMKRYSESSSKLEEDKDKKINEMTKEVSKLKEALNSLSQLSYSTSAPKRQSQQLEALQQQVKQLQNQLTETKKQHQEIVSVYRMHLLYAVQGQMDEDVQKVLKQILSMCKSQSQKK
- the RAI14 gene encoding ankycorbin isoform X3, producing the protein MKSLKAKFRKSDNNEWNKNDDRLLQAVENGDPEKVASLLGKKGASATKQDSEGKTAFHLAATKGHAECLRIMVTHGTDVTAQDGAGHSALHLAAKNSHPDCIKRLLQSKCPADSTDNSGKTALHYAAARGCLQAVQLLCEHKCPINIKDLDGNIPLLLAIQNGHTEVCKYLLDHGADINTRDKNGRTALMMACEVGSLNMVEAFLRKGADVSLVDVFGQNALHYSKLSENTGIQNLLSSKLSQDVDTKSTTKAKQHDQGSKLSSERSGTPKKRKAPPPPISPIQLSDLSSPHSSTSTPMTGKGQAFFADQVCKQEEFSSSHRDNKDRLSDSTTGADSLLDVSSEADQQDLLLLMQAKIASLTLHNKELQDKLQERTPKEVDSTVESYHSTQTEFEQRADRQNEFSAQELKSTLNATQIQEKLTSPSEVKINYLQEDLKDVQRKLENSEAKRKHIEAQVQSRVPETDCLNSTDISENGSDLNLKFQETQNRYEEAVKEVLNVKKQMKLDLVSSESEETSSDLSRLKVTCGEVEMLKQELKRVLEESERQKEKMRELQKKFEEREQNVVSKLSVEECEEMKNSYCSVIDNINQEKALLIERYKEGQEEIKRLQDKLTNQTQLESSAEAGEMKDAMHKMVDELNRQLSELSQLYKEAQTELEEYRKRKTLDDIALDYIPRDEHEKLMQVTNSLKYKAENELSEMKSQYTKVLDETEELKQLLDAQKQNSLPITEHHQVMNALRNTVMEMEEEINELKVLLTNKESEVRSLQKELLEEKAAINEAMVPKATYEKLQSSLEGEVSVLSSKLKDVIQEKENVSLDVMQLRNEVLHLREEKEGMHTLLEAKEQEVTGLQQKYHQVQEDLLEMKRYSESSSKLEEDKDKKINEMTKEVSKLKEALNSLSQLSYSTSAPKRQSQQLEALQQQVKQLQNQLTETKKQHQEIVSVYRMHLLYAVQGQMDEDVQKVLKQILSMCKSQSQKK
- the RAI14 gene encoding ankycorbin isoform X5, which produces MKSLKAKFRKSDNNEWNKNDDRLLQAVENGDPEKVASLLGKKGASATKQDSEGKTAFHLAATKGHAECLRIMVTHGTDVTAQDGAGHSALHLAAKNSHPDCIKRLLQSKCPADSTDNSGKTALHYAAARGCLQAVQLLCEHKCPINIKDLDGNIPLLLAIQNGHTEVCKYLLDHGADINTRDKNGRTALMMACEVGSLNMVEAFLRKGADVSLVDVFGQNALHYSKLSENTGIQNLLSSKLSQDVDTKSTTKAKQLSDLSSPHSSTSTPMTGKGQAFFADQVCKQEEFSSSHRDNKDRLSDSTTGADSLLDVSSEADQQDLLLLMQAKIASLTLHNKELQDKLQLFDFLFAQERTPKEVDSTVESYHSTQTEFEQRADRQNEFSAQELKSTLNATQIQEKLTSPSEVKINYLQEDLKDVQRKLENSEAKRKHIEAQVQSRVPETDCLNSTDISENGSDLNLKFQETQNRYEEAVKEVLNVKKQMKLDLVSSESEETSSDLSRLKVTCGEVEMLKQELKRVLEESERQKEKMRELQKKFEEREQNVVSKLSVEECEEMKNSYCSVIDNINQEKALLIERYKEGQEEIKRLQDKLTNQTQLESSAEAGEMKDAMHKMVDELNRQLSELSQLYKEAQTELEEYRKRKTLDDIALDYIPRDEHEKLMQVTNSLKYKAENELSEMKSQYTKVLDETEELKQLLDAQKQNSLPITEHHQVMNALRNTVMEMEEEINELKVLLTNKESEVRSLQKELLEEKAAINEAMVPKATYEKLQSSLEGEVSVLSSKLKDVIQEKENVSLDVMQLRNEVLHLREEKEGMHTLLEAKEQEVTGLQQKYHQVQEDLLEMKRYSESSSKLEEDKDKKINEMTKEVSKLKEALNSLSQLSYSTSAPKRQSQQLEALQQQVKQLQNQLTETKKQHQEIVSVYRMHLLYAVQGQMDEDVQKVLKQILSMCKSQSQKK
- the RAI14 gene encoding ankycorbin isoform X6 → MKSLKAKFRKSDNNEWNKNDDRLLQAVENGDPEKVASLLGKKGASATKQDSEGKTAFHLAATKGHAECLRIMVTHGTDVTAQDGAGHSALHLAAKNSHPDCIKRLLQSKCPADSTDNSGKTALHYAAARGCLQAVQLLCEHKCPINIKDLDGNIPLLLAIQNGHTEVCKYLLDHGADINTRDKNGRTALMMACEVGSLNMVEAFLRKGADVSLVDVFGQNALHYSKLSENTGIQNLLSSKLSQDVDTKSTTKAKQLSDLSSPHSSTSTPMTGKGQAFFADQVCKEEFSSSHRDNKDRLSDSTTGADSLLDVSSEADQQDLLLLMQAKIASLTLHNKELQDKLQLFDFLFAQERTPKEVDSTVESYHSTQTEFEQRADRQNEFSAQELKSTLNATQIQEKLTSPSEVKINYLQEDLKDVQRKLENSEAKRKHIEAQVQSRVPETDCLNSTDISENGSDLNLKFQETQNRYEEAVKEVLNVKKQMKLDLVSSESEETSSDLSRLKVTCGEVEMLKQELKRVLEESERQKEKMRELQKKFEEREQNVVSKLSVEECEEMKNSYCSVIDNINQEKALLIERYKEGQEEIKRLQDKLTNQTQLESSAEAGEMKDAMHKMVDELNRQLSELSQLYKEAQTELEEYRKRKTLDDIALDYIPRDEHEKLMQVTNSLKYKAENELSEMKSQYTKVLDETEELKQLLDAQKQNSLPITEHHQVMNALRNTVMEMEEEINELKVLLTNKESEVRSLQKELLEEKAAINEAMVPKATYEKLQSSLEGEVSVLSSKLKDVIQEKENVSLDVMQLRNEVLHLREEKEGMHTLLEAKEQEVTGLQQKYHQVQEDLLEMKRYSESSSKLEEDKDKKINEMTKEVSKLKEALNSLSQLSYSTSAPKRQSQQLEALQQQVKQLQNQLTETKKQHQEIVSVYRMHLLYAVQGQMDEDVQKVLKQILSMCKSQSQKK
- the RAI14 gene encoding ankycorbin isoform X1, with product MKSLKAKFRKSDNNEWNKNDDRLLQAVENGDPEKVASLLGKKGASATKQDSEGKTAFHLAATKGHAECLRIMVTHGTDVTAQDGAGHSALHLAAKNSHPDCIKRLLQSKCPADSTDNSGKTALHYAAARGCLQAVQLLCEHKCPINIKDLDGNIPLLLAIQNGHTEVCKYLLDHGADINTRDKNGRTALMMACEVGSLNMVEAFLRKGADVSLVDVFGQNALHYSKLSENTGIQNLLSSKLSQDVDTKSTTKAKQHDQGSKLSSERSGTPKKRKAPPPPISPIQLSDLSSPHSSTSTPMTGKGQAFFADQVCKQEEFSSSHRDNKDRLSDSTTGADSLLDVSSEADQQDLLLLMQAKIASLTLHNKELQDKLQLFDFLFAQERTPKEVDSTVESYHSTQTEFEQRADRQNEFSAQELKSTLNATQIQEKLTSPSEVKINYLQEDLKDVQRKLENSEAKRKHIEAQVQSRVPETDCLNSTDISENGSDLNLKFQETQNRYEEAVKEVLNVKKQMKLDLVSSESEETSSDLSRLKVTCGEVEMLKQELKRVLEESERQKEKMRELQKKFEEREQNVVSKLSVEECEEMKNSYCSVIDNINQEKALLIERYKEGQEEIKRLQDKLTNQTQLESSAEAGEMKDAMHKMVDELNRQLSELSQLYKEAQTELEEYRKRKTLDDIALDYIPRDEHEKLMQVTNSLKYKAENELSEMKSQYTKVLDETEELKQLLDAQKQNSLPITEHHQVMNALRNTVMEMEEEINELKVLLTNKESEVRSLQKELLEEKAAINEAMVPKATYEKLQSSLEGEVSVLSSKLKDVIQEKENVSLDVMQLRNEVLHLREEKEGMHTLLEAKEQEVTGLQQKYHQVQEDLLEMKRYSESSSKLEEDKDKKINEMTKEVSKLKEALNSLSQLSYSTSAPKRQSQQLEALQQQVKQLQNQLTETKKQHQEIVSVYRMHLLYAVQGQMDEDVQKVLKQILSMCKSQSQKK